The sequence below is a genomic window from Serratia nevei.
ATAGCGCACGCTGATGGTATTGCCCTGGCGTTGACCCAATGCGGTCAGTTCAGCCAACAGTGCCTCGTGGAGCGACGGATTCTGTTTCACGATCTCTTCCGCCAGGATGGCGCTTTCTACCTGCATCTCTTGCGTGACCGCCGCGAACACCTGCATGAAGGTCGGCACGCCCTGCGTCAGCGCCAGATCGATGCGCTGCGTTTCCGTCGGTATCGGCAGGCCCGCATCGCACAGGGTGAGCTGGTCGGTATGCCCCAGCCGGGCAATCACGGCAGACACGTCGGAATTCAGTAATACGCCTTTTTTCATCTTCTCACTCCGCTAGCGAAACGTTTCGCTCTCTGGGGGAGTTTAAAAAAACGGCAGGGGAAGGCAACCGGGACAATGCAGAAGTGTGATCGCTATCGAAACGTTTCGTTCACGCACGGACAAAGCACAAACAAAAGGGGCTCAGCCATGCTGAGCCCCTTATCAGGCGGGTTAAATCTCGACCTGCGTGCCGAGCTCGATCACCCGGTTCGGCGGGATCTCAAACTGATCCGGCGCGCGCAGCGCGTTGCGGCTCAGGGCGACGAACAGTTTACCGCGCAAATAGAGGTACCACGGCCGCTTGGTGAGGATCAGCGATTCATGGGACATGAAGAACGAGGTCTCCGACATGCGGCACGGCAACCCTTCCAACCCGCAGCGGTGGAACACCTCCTCGACGTTCGGTGTTTCGCGCCAGCCGTAGCTGGCGACCACCCGCCAGAAGGTCGGCGACAGCTGTTCGATGGTCACCCGACGCACGTTATGCACGTAAGGCGCATCCTCGGTGCGCAGCGTCAGCAGCACCACGCGCTCATGCAGCACCTTGTTGTGCTTCAGGTTGTGCAACAGCGCAAAAGGAATGACGTTGGTGGCGCGCGACATGAACACCGCGGTACCCGGCACCCGCACCGGCGGCGATTTCTCCAGCGAGGCAATCATCGCCTCCAGCGAGTTGCCGTGTTCATGCAGGCGGCGCAGCAGGCGGAAGCGCTCGCTCTTCCAAGTGGTCATAATGAGGAACATCACCAGCGCCAAGGTCAGCGGCAACCAGCCGCCGGAGAACAGCTTCAGGGCGTTGGCGGAGAACATCGGCACGTCGATGATCAGCAAGATGGTCACGATGCCGATCGCCAGGAAGCGATTCCAGTGCCAGTTGTTGATCGCCACCGAGGTGACCAGAATGCTGGTCAGCACCATGGTGCCGGTGACGGCGATGCCGTACGCCGCTGCCAGGTTGCTGGAGTGTTCGAACCCGATGATCACCAGCACCACCGAGATGTACAGCG
It includes:
- the rbsD gene encoding D-ribose pyranase, which translates into the protein MKKGVLLNSDVSAVIARLGHTDQLTLCDAGLPIPTETQRIDLALTQGVPTFMQVFAAVTQEMQVESAILAEEIVKQNPSLHEALLAELTALGQRQGNTISVRYISHQAFKAQTGHSRAVIRSGECSPYANVILCAGVTF